Within the Osmerus eperlanus chromosome 10, fOsmEpe2.1, whole genome shotgun sequence genome, the region GTCTGTCATCTTATGAACTCGAACGATTAGAAAACATTCGACAAAACCAAGCTTTTCTGTCTACCATCAAACTGTTTGAGGTATGTAAAAGAAAATGGGCTAGTATATTATTAGTATTTCATTGATCCATGCAAGAAAATGTCCTATTCACAATTCTAGAGATGTAATTGACCAAGTAATGTTTTTCCCATTCAAAGGCAAGAGAGGACCTGAATCAGACAGCCACACCAAAACCCTCACAGAGAGGTCGCAAGAGGTGGGTTGgctgtatgttggtgtgtgctATGTCCATGTGTAGTGTCACTTTAATGATTAGTTCCAGACTGTGCAAGATAAAATGGCATATAGTCATGGCAGGTTTGGCTAACATGAGCATTCACCATTTGACATTCACACTAAGGAATCCTGTGTGCAGCAATTCAAAGAGCTCTGTGAGAGAAGTCTTGCCTCCACGCAAGTCCCTGCGCCTACAGAACAAAGATGCTGAGTCACTCTTGCTGCCCCCAAAAAGGCATGCAATGACGTCCAGTTATAAAGTAAGTGACTGACAGTCAACTCATATCTGCTGTTAAAATAGTGCAACTTAAGAAATGACATTTAATTGGAAGCCTTTTACACATTGTAAAACCTTATTAAACCTGCATTAGAAGCCTTCACCAACTCAGAAACCAGAGGGTCCTATCCTAATGGTCCCACTTACCCAGGAGGACTGGAGCCCGCTACCCCCAGAGCTAATAAAGCTGTGGACTGAGGTGGGAATTCATTTGTCATCACATGAAGCCAAGTTTATCTCCAACTTGCTACTTGGTCTGTGTAATGATGTTGCTGTATCCTCTCATTGGTTAGGTCTCGGTAACAGAAGAAAAGCAGGCGTTGGATCTGAAAGGGTAAGTTCACAAATACTGAATGGGATTTATTTGGTACTGCGCTTGCTCTGCATGACATTGTGTATATTCATtagcttctttctttttttcttgcgaTATTGTTGAGTCAATTATCCCTTATGTGTCCACCTCTAGCTAGTTCAACAAACTGATAAAAAATAAAGGATGTCATTATGACAGACGGTAATGTGGTCCTAGGTACAGTGATGCTCTGAAACGCTTGCGGACGGACAAGGCTCGAGTGGTGAAGGTGGTAAAGGATCAGATTTTCTCTGCAGCCTTCCATCCTTGCAACAGCCACCTGCTCTTGGCTGCAGGAGATAAGTCGGGTCATCTGGGACTGTGGAGTCCTGTAAGCTTCCCTCTCCATGACCCTTTAGTTGTGTATGCCGTCTGAGGGCATCGATAGTGCCATGTTACAGTTACAAGCTGGGCATGGTAGAATAATGGTGACCATATGTGGTGTTGTACGTCTAATGCTCTCCAGGACTGTGACTGGGGAGTTGATGGCGTGCTCCTGTTTGAGCCCCACCTGCGTCCGGTCAGCTGCATGGCCTTTTCCGCATCGTCCGACCTGCTGAGTCTCAGCTATGACGGCACGCTACGCAGCACCGACGTAGAGAAGGCGGTTTTTGATGACGTACGCTGGGACTGGGCTCGCCGTTGCGTCTTGTTTTAACGTTCCTTCTCCGCATTCACATTGGTATGCCTCCTCGCTTCCTCCACCTAGGTGTATCGCGTCAGGAAAGGATTACATACCTTCGACTTTCTGTCTCGTGACGGCTCCACGCTAGTCGTTGGTGAATGGAATGGGGATGTCGCAATTGTTGACAGGCGGACACCCGGGTAACTTACTACTTAACTTAGTTATTTGTTTTCTCTTGTTTGAACCTGGATTTAAGTTGCTCATCTAATGGGATAAATCTGGATGTTTATATTTACACAGAACTTCTTACGAATCCCTCCGTACGCTGGATTCTAAGACGATTCGCTGTGTCAGTGTCCATCCTGTTCACAAACAGTACTTTGTGGTAGCTGAGAACTGGTATTGTATTACATAAGCATGGAAGATCCTCTTGAAGGACGGGGCAGAATTCCGGTGTTCAGGACATTTCTAAGTCAACGTTTCACGTTGACTCCATTCAGGGACGTGAGCATTTACGACGCCCGCTTCTTGAAAAGCGACTCGATCCAGGCGGTCTCTCAGCTGCACGGTCACCCACTCAGCATCTCCAGTGCCTACTTCTCCCCCAACACGGGGAACAGAGTTCTCACCTGCAGCTTCGACAACAAGATCAGGTGAAGCTGTCTAATCTTAGTTCATGCTCCTATCTATAATAGCAAAAATGGTACTAATTGCTGTAGGACTGGCCTGGTTGCATTcaaatgtgtgtttgattgtattcAGGCATAATATGTATCCTTCTTTTTTTAAAGGGTGTATGACACTTCCATTATCACCTCCAATGCTCCACTTCTGACCTCGATCAAGTACAGTAAATCCGTCCACTTGCATAAACTTCCTCTCGGGCTCAGGTTCTAAACACCAGGGTTATGTATCGTTACAATGAAAGGGTGTatatttgtttgtctgtttgtagaCATGACATGCAATCAGCGTGCTGGCTGAGCAAGGCATCCTGGGACCCTAAGCAGGAGGACTGCTTTCTCGTGGGAAGCATGGAGAGACCGTTTAAGGTGCAGGTTTTCCACGAGACCGGCCAACTCCAGCACTCTTTAAGGGACAAGGAGAACCTGACCaccatgcagtctgtcacaaTGTTCCACCCCAGCAGGAATGCTGTTCTTGGGGGCAACTCTTCTGGACGCCTTCATCTCTTCACTGACTGAGAAAACCAGAGCTGCTGTTCTGGATTAAAAAACACGAAAGTGTTCGTGGAACTTATTGTTCGCTGAATTTGTTCGCATTTATTGTTTTCATTAACCATTGTGAATTCAGTTTTTTTATTCGTATACTtatatattaaataaatatGAAGTTTTCACTTTGTTGTGATTTCAGTTTGGTTGTGATAATAAAGGAAACTGGGGTGTGCTACAGTGTCTTATCGCTAGATGGCAGTGTTGCAACTTGTACCAGTACTGTAtccagtaaaaaaagaaagaagagccTGGCATGTACAGCAATTTAAgaatatattatatttattgATAAATCAATTGGATACACCAGTTTTCAATCTGATTAGAAACAATGCAGTCTTAGTTGAGGGTAACAAATGTAGAATACGTGCTTATAGGATCATCTGTGGGACAGGATCAAATCTCCGAGTCACAGCACTTGGCTGTAATTGACTGTCATAAATAGTGGATTCATTGCAACGCACATCCAAATCACATGTAAATACACTACCACTGGGTGGGGTGGTGCCACAGGTCAACTACTctgcagtaacacacacaggtcatctGATGTCATAGGAAGTTACATTTAACTCATCTGTGGCACTGATGGAATATAGGCAACCTGGAACGCCACTTAAGAGACATGCACTGATCAGCAAGTTCATCGGGAGAACATGACAAACACCTCACATGTATTACAATTGGGTCTTTGGAAAGATATATTTGGGAGGGGGGAATCAAACCATCCATGTATGACCATATATATTTAAAGTTTTCTATATTGATATTATTGCTAAATTATTGTCAAAAAGATTTTGTCATATACATGAACACAGAATGGTACATAGCCAGAGCTATACAAATATTCATCTGTTGCTTTGTCATTCTTCCACAGTTTCAAACAAATAACTTGATCTACATCCATCGGGAATCAACTAAAATCTTTAGAAAGGAGAAAAGTACTTAGAAATATTAGCTAAACTCAGAGTAACCACCGTAAGGTAAAAAGGGATTTCTATTCAAACTAAATGTTAAATGTCTTATTTAATTGATATGTCCAAACGATTTATTGCATTGATGAAATCAATTCTGGATGTTACCAGTATCTGATTTCATAGCAACATGTGGGACATGTTGGAGGACACTGACTTTAGGCAGTTAAGTAAAGTTTCATAATGTTGACGTAACATGTTTTAAGTCTGTAGCTCCACTGTTGTTAGATGAAGACCATCAGACTACAGAGGAATCTTTGGTAGACATACAGTAGCAGGACAATGTCATAGCAGACATACAGAAGGTAGGCCCACTAGGAGTGAAGTGCAATGTGAACATGATAATGACTGAAAACCTCAAAGATTTTAACCTCATATTTCTGCAATTGTCCATCTGGTCCACAGTGCAGAAAAtgtataattacatttccaatGATAAAAAATAACATATCAATCGTTTAAAATATGTTATAAAAGAAAACCTTTCTACATATTAGGAGACACTACATTGTACAAAATAAGCCAGCATGATTTCAACATTATTTAGCATTTATAAATAATCTAATGCACCCCAGGTTTCAATAATCTAATTTGAGAAAACAAACAGTCAACAAGTGTTCTGAAGCACAACTTATTTCTTTTCTTATACTATGGGAAATTAACATTATTAAACACTTTATTTGAGGGTAAACTTTAGGAAAGTAAAAACAACTTGTATCAAATACCCAATCTTGGTTTCCAGTGTTACAGTATTGCACATCTAGTAAAAAGGTCTATGGTATCCAATGTAAAGAATAACAGCAAGCACTCCGCTTCTCCACAACTACATTTCTATGTCACAAAACCCACACTTTTACATCTAAGGTAATTTATATTTTGTAAAAGTTTGTTTCAAAACTGATTGCTCATCTTCAAACATTGATTTGAATTATTAATAACTGTTTTATTTCTGATGTTTGAAAATCTTCAAATACAGTACAACAGTTACATTTGTCTTTACTAAGGCTTAGATTATGATTTGACGCTTGTTCACGAGACAGTATTAGCAGTGACAGCATGAACAGATTTGCATGACCATGGTTGAATTGGTGGAACCTAGAAAGAGCATAAACCATTAGTCACatttattagaaaaatattttttgaacAAGCCATCTTGCGTGACAGTTTCTACATTCAAAAATTATCCTTCTGTTAAAATCCTTTCCACCTCTGACTCCAGACcattactgtacagtacatccaTTGGTGGTGGTGTGTATTCTAATAAATAGCAGCATTAATTATGTTAGTTTTCTGCAATGTAATGACTATCATGAAAGTTTATGGAGGTAAAATAGAAAaggacctttctctctctttcacacctcAACTCTTCTAACTC harbors:
- the wdr76 gene encoding WD repeat-containing protein 76 isoform X3, producing MNHIKEMTPPADNDDVGGLRRSTRNKARMKLTIFAPTTEVFTRRRMKYSSKDNNKATKRKVTHVDSYIENNDAGRPRGLSSYELERLENIRQNQAFLSTIKLFEAREDLNQTATPKPSQRGRKRNPVCSNSKSSVREVLPPRKSLRLQNKDAESLLLPPKRHAMTSSYKKPSPTQKPEGPILMVPLTQEDWSPLPPELIKLWTEVSVTEEKQALDLKGYSDALKRLRTDKARVVKVVKDQIFSAAFHPCNSHLLLAAGDKSGHLGLWSPDCDWGVDGVLLFEPHLRPVSCMAFSASSDLLSLSYDGTLRSTDVEKAVFDDVYRVRKGLHTFDFLSRDGSTLVVGEWNGDVAIVDRRTPGTSYESLRTLDSKTIRCVSVHPVHKQYFVGREHLRRPLLEKRLDPGGLSAARSPTQHLQCLLLPQHGEQSSHLQLRQQDQGV
- the wdr76 gene encoding WD repeat-containing protein 76 isoform X1, translating into MNHIKEMTPPADNDDVGGLRRSTRNKARMKLTIFAPTTEVFTRRRMKYSSKDNNKATKRKVTHVDSYIENNDAGRPRGLSSYELERLENIRQNQAFLSTIKLFEAREDLNQTATPKPSQRGRKRNPVCSNSKSSVREVLPPRKSLRLQNKDAESLLLPPKRHAMTSSYKKPSPTQKPEGPILMVPLTQEDWSPLPPELIKLWTEVSVTEEKQALDLKGYSDALKRLRTDKARVVKVVKDQIFSAAFHPCNSHLLLAAGDKSGHLGLWSPDCDWGVDGVLLFEPHLRPVSCMAFSASSDLLSLSYDGTLRSTDVEKAVFDDVYRVRKGLHTFDFLSRDGSTLVVGEWNGDVAIVDRRTPGTSYESLRTLDSKTIRCVSVHPVHKQYFVVAENWDVSIYDARFLKSDSIQAVSQLHGHPLSISSAYFSPNTGNRVLTCSFDNKIRVYDTSIITSNAPLLTSIKHDMQSACWLSKASWDPKQEDCFLVGSMERPFKVQVFHETGQLQHSLRDKENLTTMQSVTMFHPSRNAVLGGNSSGRLHLFTD
- the wdr76 gene encoding WD repeat-containing protein 76 isoform X2; this encodes MNHIKEMTPPADNDDVGGLRRSTRNKARMKLTIFAPTTEVFTRRRMKYSSKDNNKATKRKVTHVDSYIENNDAGRPRGLSSYELERLENIRQNQAFLSTIKLFEAREDLNQTATPKPSQRGRKSNSKSSVREVLPPRKSLRLQNKDAESLLLPPKRHAMTSSYKKPSPTQKPEGPILMVPLTQEDWSPLPPELIKLWTEVSVTEEKQALDLKGYSDALKRLRTDKARVVKVVKDQIFSAAFHPCNSHLLLAAGDKSGHLGLWSPDCDWGVDGVLLFEPHLRPVSCMAFSASSDLLSLSYDGTLRSTDVEKAVFDDVYRVRKGLHTFDFLSRDGSTLVVGEWNGDVAIVDRRTPGTSYESLRTLDSKTIRCVSVHPVHKQYFVVAENWDVSIYDARFLKSDSIQAVSQLHGHPLSISSAYFSPNTGNRVLTCSFDNKIRVYDTSIITSNAPLLTSIKHDMQSACWLSKASWDPKQEDCFLVGSMERPFKVQVFHETGQLQHSLRDKENLTTMQSVTMFHPSRNAVLGGNSSGRLHLFTD